Proteins encoded together in one Neobacillus sp. FSL H8-0543 window:
- the spoVE gene encoding stage V sporulation protein E, producing MPTKKTTPDFILLIITLTLLAVGLIMVYSASAVWAEYKFDDSFFFAKRQILFAGVGIVAMFFIMNINYWTWRTWSKTIVIICFVLLLLVLIPGIGNVRNGSRSWIGIGAFSIQPSEFMKLAMIAFLAKFLSERQKLITSFRKGLVPSLGLVFVAFALIMLQPDLGTGTVMIGTCVVMIFIAGARIGHFAFLGLLGLAGFVGLIASAPYRIKRITSFLDPWEDPLNSGFQIIQSLYAIGPGGLFGLGLGESRQKFFYLPEPQTDFIFAILSEELGFIGGSFIILLFALLLWRGIRIALGAPDLYGSFLAVGIISMVAIQVMINIGVVTGLMPVTGITLPFLSYGGSSLTLMLMAIGVLLNISRYARY from the coding sequence GTGCCGACAAAGAAAACGACTCCTGATTTTATTTTACTAATAATTACATTAACGCTTTTGGCAGTTGGACTTATCATGGTTTATAGTGCTAGTGCTGTATGGGCAGAATATAAATTTGATGACTCCTTCTTCTTTGCAAAAAGGCAAATTCTTTTTGCTGGTGTAGGTATTGTTGCTATGTTTTTTATTATGAATATTAACTATTGGACCTGGCGAACATGGTCGAAAACAATTGTAATTATCTGTTTTGTTTTATTACTGCTTGTTTTGATCCCTGGAATTGGAAATGTTCGAAATGGTTCACGGAGCTGGATTGGCATTGGAGCCTTTTCTATCCAACCATCAGAATTTATGAAACTTGCAATGATTGCTTTTTTAGCAAAGTTTTTATCCGAGAGGCAAAAGTTGATTACATCCTTCCGAAAGGGTTTAGTACCTTCTTTAGGGCTTGTGTTTGTTGCCTTTGCCTTAATCATGTTACAGCCTGATTTAGGCACTGGTACAGTGATGATCGGGACATGTGTGGTAATGATATTTATTGCTGGTGCGCGAATTGGCCATTTTGCTTTTCTGGGGTTGTTAGGATTAGCTGGATTTGTCGGGTTGATTGCTTCTGCCCCGTACAGGATAAAACGGATTACCTCATTTTTGGATCCATGGGAGGATCCACTAAATAGCGGATTTCAAATTATTCAATCGCTTTATGCAATTGGTCCAGGTGGTTTGTTTGGACTTGGTCTTGGAGAAAGCAGGCAAAAGTTCTTTTACCTCCCTGAACCACAAACGGACTTTATTTTTGCCATTTTGTCAGAAGAGTTAGGATTCATTGGCGGATCGTTTATTATCCTTTTGTTTGCCTTGTTACTATGGAGAGGTATACGAATTGCACTTGGTGCTCCAGATTTATATGGAAGTTTTCTCGCAGTTGGTATTATTTCTATGGTGGCAATTCAAGTTATGATCAATATCGGAGTTGTTACTGGTTTAATGCCAGTCACAGGAATTACGTTGCCTTTTTTAAGCTATGGAGGTTCCTCATTAACATTAATGTTAATGGCCATCGGTGTTCTTTTAAACATAAGCCGATATGCTAGATACTAA
- the mraY gene encoding phospho-N-acetylmuramoyl-pentapeptide-transferase, giving the protein MLEQAIFFTILMGFLITVLLSPIFIPFLKRLKFGQSIREEGPKSHLVKTGTPTMGGIMILFSIIITTLVMTGKFSEPTVKTYLLVIVTFGFGLLGFLDDFIKVVLKRNLGLTSKQKLLGQIIISVIFYFIYKQNDFSTVISLPFSDFSFDLGWGYVFFIIFWLVGFSNAVNLTDGLDGLLSGTAAIAFGAFAVLAWNQSQVEIAIFSVAVAGAVLGFLVFNAHPAKVFMGDTGSLALGGAIAAIAILTKLEILLLIIGGVFVIETLSVILQVFSFKTTGRRIFRMSPLHHHYELVGWSEWRVVVTFWSVGLILAILGIYIEVWL; this is encoded by the coding sequence ATGCTGGAGCAAGCTATTTTTTTCACAATTTTAATGGGTTTCCTCATTACAGTATTGCTCTCGCCAATTTTCATTCCCTTCTTAAAAAGGTTGAAATTTGGACAAAGCATTAGGGAAGAAGGTCCTAAATCACACCTAGTCAAAACAGGGACACCGACAATGGGCGGAATAATGATTTTATTTTCAATCATTATAACTACTCTTGTGATGACTGGAAAGTTTTCAGAGCCGACAGTAAAAACGTATTTACTCGTCATTGTTACCTTTGGTTTTGGTCTTTTAGGATTCCTAGACGACTTTATCAAAGTTGTTTTAAAGCGGAATTTAGGATTGACTTCAAAACAAAAGCTATTGGGACAAATAATTATTTCGGTTATTTTTTATTTTATTTATAAGCAAAATGACTTTTCTACAGTAATTAGCCTTCCGTTTAGTGATTTTTCTTTTGACTTAGGCTGGGGATATGTATTTTTTATTATTTTTTGGCTAGTTGGATTTTCGAATGCTGTTAACTTAACGGACGGACTTGATGGATTACTTTCCGGAACAGCTGCTATTGCCTTTGGGGCTTTTGCTGTACTTGCCTGGAATCAATCACAGGTGGAAATTGCTATCTTTTCTGTAGCTGTTGCTGGTGCTGTCTTGGGCTTCTTAGTATTTAATGCACACCCAGCAAAGGTGTTCATGGGTGACACGGGCTCACTTGCACTTGGGGGGGCCATTGCGGCGATTGCCATCTTAACAAAACTTGAGATATTACTTTTAATTATTGGTGGAGTATTTGTGATTGAAACCTTATCGGTCATTCTCCAGGTTTTTTCTTTTAAAACAACAGGCAGGCGTATATTTAGGATGAGTCCATTACATCATCACTATGAATTAGTGGGCTGGTCAGAATGGCGAGTAGTTGTCACCTTTTGGAGTGTAGGATTAATATTAGCGATACTAGGTATCTATATTGAGGTGTGGTTATAA
- a CDS encoding UDP-N-acetylmuramoyl-L-alanyl-D-glutamate--2,6-diaminopimelate ligase yields MKLQKLIEHLHLLSPFIGENPEITSVENDNRRVQKGSLFICIKGHSADGHDFAESAVQKGAVAILAERSMPIDVPVIVVKDTTRAMAVIANAFYDQPSKKLHLIGITGTNGKTTISHLIEKIFADANRKTGLFGTMYTKIAEKIVETKNTTPESLVLQNGLHEMVDAGVEVAVMEVSSHALDIGRVHGCDYNVAVFTNLSQDHLDYHQTMAEYLHAKSLLFAQLGNTFNEKEPKFAILNIDDPVSLVYEKSTAAHIITYGIDNPADFLAKNIQITSAGTSFDLMLKNEKYPINLQLVGRFSVYNVLASMAAAYVSNIPINRIIDSIEDNKGVAGRFELVNAGQDFMVIVDYAHTPDSLENVLKTIQQLAANRIFVIIGCGGDRDRTKRPLMAKIACRYATDPIFTSDNPRSEDPLAILNEMEAGVRGEKYSKILDRKEAIVTAIKQASKGDIVLIAGKGHETYQIIGNKVYDFDDRVAAREAIEER; encoded by the coding sequence ATGAAGCTGCAGAAGCTAATTGAACATTTACATCTCCTATCTCCTTTTATAGGAGAAAATCCTGAAATTACTTCGGTTGAAAATGATAACCGAAGAGTGCAAAAAGGTAGTTTATTTATTTGTATTAAGGGACATTCAGCAGATGGTCATGATTTTGCAGAATCCGCTGTTCAAAAAGGAGCAGTTGCTATACTGGCAGAGAGATCTATGCCAATTGATGTGCCAGTAATAGTTGTGAAAGATACAACAAGGGCAATGGCTGTAATTGCAAATGCTTTTTATGACCAGCCTTCAAAAAAACTGCACTTAATTGGAATAACAGGGACAAATGGGAAGACGACCATCAGTCATTTAATTGAAAAGATTTTTGCGGATGCTAATAGAAAAACGGGTCTTTTTGGAACGATGTATACAAAAATCGCTGAAAAAATAGTAGAAACGAAAAATACCACACCAGAAAGCCTAGTTCTTCAAAATGGCCTTCATGAAATGGTTGATGCTGGTGTAGAAGTGGCAGTTATGGAGGTATCCTCACATGCGCTTGATATCGGGAGGGTCCACGGATGCGACTATAATGTTGCGGTATTCACTAATCTCTCTCAGGATCATCTTGATTACCATCAAACAATGGCTGAGTATCTTCATGCCAAAAGCTTGTTGTTTGCGCAGCTCGGAAATACATTTAATGAAAAAGAGCCTAAATTTGCGATATTAAATATCGATGATCCTGTCTCTTTAGTCTATGAAAAATCAACTGCAGCACATATAATTACATATGGAATTGACAATCCAGCAGATTTCCTTGCTAAAAATATTCAAATCACCTCAGCAGGGACTAGTTTCGATTTGATGCTAAAAAATGAAAAATACCCAATTAACTTACAACTTGTAGGTAGGTTTAGCGTCTATAATGTCTTAGCTAGCATGGCTGCAGCATACGTATCAAATATTCCAATAAATAGAATTATCGATTCAATTGAGGACAATAAAGGCGTAGCAGGAAGATTCGAACTTGTAAATGCTGGACAGGATTTCATGGTTATTGTTGATTATGCTCATACACCGGATAGTCTTGAAAATGTATTGAAAACCATACAGCAGCTTGCAGCAAATAGGATTTTTGTCATTATTGGCTGCGGTGGAGACCGTGATCGAACGAAACGTCCATTGATGGCGAAGATAGCCTGTCGTTATGCTACTGATCCTATTTTTACTTCGGATAATCCGAGAAGTGAAGATCCCTTAGCTATTTTGAACGAAATGGAAGCGGGTGTACGAGGAGAAAAATATAGTAAGATACTTGACAGAAAAGAAGCGATTGTTACTGCCATTAAACAGGCATCAAAAGGGGATATTGTTTTGATTGCCGGAAAAGGTCACGAAACATACCAAATTATCGGCAATAAGGTTTATGATTTTGATGACCGGGTGGCGGCTAGGGAAGCAATTGAGGAGAGATAA
- the ftsL gene encoding cell division protein FtsL: MSNLAREFQQQQQAERTIQERSIVKTKKQWLTPGEKIIGLVFTGFICFGAVQLISNQAEIYQVNKDIQVVQASINEQVRVNSDLEVQVSELSKYERILEKAKQMGLVLNENNVKVVHEK; encoded by the coding sequence ATGAGTAATCTTGCCAGGGAATTCCAGCAACAGCAGCAAGCAGAAAGAACTATTCAAGAACGGAGTATTGTAAAAACCAAAAAGCAATGGCTTACCCCTGGGGAGAAGATCATCGGTTTGGTATTTACTGGATTTATTTGCTTTGGTGCCGTACAGCTTATCTCGAATCAAGCAGAAATTTATCAGGTAAATAAAGATATTCAGGTAGTACAAGCATCGATTAATGAACAGGTAAGAGTAAACAGCGATTTAGAGGTGCAAGTAAGTGAGCTTAGTAAGTACGAACGGATTTTGGAAAAGGCGAAGCAAATGGGACTTGTATTAAACGAAAATAACGTCAAGGTTGTGCATGAGAAATGA
- the rsmH gene encoding 16S rRNA (cytosine(1402)-N(4))-methyltransferase RsmH, with protein MFEHTTVLLEEAVDGLKIKPDGIYVDCTLGGAGHSSLILSKLGENGKLYAFDQDEVAIANAREKLSIYGERLKIIKSNFLYLRDELENIGIDQVDGILYDLGVSSPQLDTPERGFSYHHDAPLDMRMDNEAQLSAYDVINHWSYEDLVRTFFRYGEEKFSKQIARKIEAARELKPIETTFELVELIKEGIPAPARRKGGHPAKRIFQAIRIAVNDELAVFEKSLQQAIELIKPGGRISVITFHSLEDRICKVTFKKASDLPDLPPGLPIIPDEYQPILKLVTRKPILPSEEELEHNNRARSAKLRIAEKNDKK; from the coding sequence ATGTTTGAACATACTACTGTATTACTAGAAGAAGCCGTCGATGGATTAAAGATAAAACCTGACGGTATTTATGTTGATTGTACCTTAGGTGGGGCTGGACACAGTTCCCTCATACTTTCAAAGCTTGGGGAAAATGGAAAATTGTATGCCTTTGATCAGGACGAAGTAGCTATTGCAAATGCTAGAGAAAAATTGTCCATTTATGGTGAACGACTAAAAATAATAAAGAGTAATTTTTTATATCTTAGAGATGAACTTGAAAATATAGGGATTGATCAAGTAGATGGGATTCTTTATGACCTTGGTGTTTCATCCCCACAATTAGACACTCCAGAAAGGGGATTTAGTTATCATCATGACGCTCCGCTTGACATGCGTATGGATAACGAAGCTCAACTTTCAGCCTATGATGTAATTAATCATTGGTCCTACGAGGATTTAGTTCGGACCTTTTTTCGCTATGGCGAGGAGAAATTCTCTAAACAAATAGCGAGGAAGATTGAAGCAGCAAGAGAATTAAAGCCAATTGAAACAACCTTCGAATTGGTAGAGCTGATTAAAGAAGGCATCCCGGCTCCTGCGAGAAGAAAAGGCGGACATCCCGCTAAGAGAATATTTCAGGCAATAAGAATTGCTGTTAATGATGAATTAGCAGTGTTTGAAAAATCCCTGCAGCAGGCAATCGAACTAATTAAACCAGGTGGAAGAATAAGTGTCATCACTTTCCACTCATTAGAGGATCGGATTTGTAAAGTAACTTTCAAAAAGGCAAGTGACCTGCCTGACTTACCACCAGGTTTACCGATTATTCCAGATGAATATCAGCCAATTTTGAAGTTAGTCACTCGTAAACCAATTCTTCCATCTGAAGAAGAATTAGAACATAATAATCGTGCGCGCTCTGCGAAGCTCAGGATTGCAGAAAAAAACGATAAAAAATAA
- the murD gene encoding UDP-N-acetylmuramoyl-L-alanine--D-glutamate ligase produces the protein MKQIETYHHKKILVLGLAKSGVTAAALLHKLGAFVTVNDKKPLSENPEAQGLLEQGIKVICGDHPIELLDEGFELIVKNPGIPYQNPMIEGAIEKGIPILTEVELAYQISEAPFIGITGTNGKTTTTTLIFEMLKEGNKHPLIAGNIGTVASGVAQEAKEENNIVIELSSFQLMGIDAFCPKIAIITNLYDAHLDYHGTRTEYVTAKANITKNQSEADYLIVNAEQDEVMSIAKQSKAAIVPFSTRRVLSKGAYILEDWICFNGEKVMAVSEIALPGVHNLENILSAMAAAKLTGVGNEAIQAVLQRFTGVKHRLQYVDEIAGRKFYNDSKATNMLATIPALQAFKNPVVLLAGGLDRGNEFDELIPYLKNVKAVITFGQTAAKIERVAQIAGIKQIKHVDNVEKAVPEAYRYSESGDVILLSPACASWDQYKTFEVRGDIFIEAVHKLK, from the coding sequence TTGAAGCAGATTGAAACGTATCATCATAAAAAAATTTTAGTACTTGGTCTTGCAAAGAGCGGGGTAACTGCTGCAGCGCTCTTACACAAGCTAGGTGCCTTTGTCACAGTTAATGATAAAAAGCCGCTATCGGAAAATCCAGAAGCGCAAGGACTATTAGAACAAGGCATTAAGGTCATTTGTGGTGATCATCCAATAGAGCTTCTTGATGAAGGTTTTGAGTTAATCGTAAAAAACCCTGGAATTCCTTACCAAAATCCAATGATTGAAGGGGCTATCGAAAAAGGTATTCCTATTCTTACTGAAGTGGAATTAGCCTACCAAATATCGGAGGCTCCATTCATTGGAATTACTGGAACAAACGGAAAAACAACGACGACAACATTGATTTTTGAAATGTTGAAGGAAGGAAATAAACACCCGCTAATCGCTGGAAATATCGGTACAGTGGCTTCTGGTGTAGCACAAGAGGCAAAGGAGGAAAATAATATTGTCATTGAATTATCCTCCTTCCAATTAATGGGGATTGATGCCTTTTGCCCGAAAATCGCCATAATTACTAACCTTTATGATGCCCATCTGGATTATCATGGTACAAGAACAGAGTACGTAACTGCAAAAGCAAATATCACAAAAAACCAGTCAGAAGCAGATTATCTCATCGTCAACGCTGAACAGGATGAAGTGATGAGCATAGCGAAACAATCAAAGGCTGCTATCGTTCCCTTTTCAACAAGAAGAGTCCTTTCTAAGGGGGCTTATATTTTGGAAGATTGGATTTGTTTTAATGGTGAGAAAGTAATGGCAGTCAGTGAAATTGCCTTGCCAGGTGTACATAATCTTGAAAATATTTTATCTGCTATGGCAGCAGCAAAGCTTACTGGAGTGGGGAATGAGGCAATTCAGGCAGTTCTCCAAAGGTTCACTGGTGTTAAACATCGCCTCCAATATGTGGATGAAATTGCTGGAAGAAAATTTTACAACGATTCAAAAGCGACAAATATGTTGGCAACTATACCTGCGTTACAGGCATTTAAAAACCCGGTGGTTCTCTTAGCAGGAGGACTTGACCGTGGAAATGAATTTGATGAGTTGATACCCTATTTGAAAAATGTGAAAGCAGTCATCACCTTTGGCCAAACAGCAGCAAAAATTGAACGTGTGGCGCAAATTGCTGGAATAAAACAGATCAAGCATGTCGATAATGTTGAAAAGGCTGTGCCTGAAGCTTATCGATATTCTGAATCAGGCGACGTTATTTTGTTATCTCCTGCCTGTGCCAGCTGGGATCAATATAAAACTTTTGAAGTCAGGGGAGACATTTTTATCGAAGCGGTGCATAAGCTTAAATAA
- a CDS encoding stage V sporulation protein D: protein MRVSNVTVRKRLTIAMFIGLLIFLIIDVRLGYVQFILGDKLTGQAKGSWSRNIPFEPERGEIVDRNGVALATNVSAPTVYVVPRQVKDPATIAEKLASVLNIPKENAYRQITQGESIVRIKEGRKISHEKAKEIRALSLEGVYIGEDSKRHYPFGSYLSHVLGFAGVDNQGLMGLELYYDKELSGERGSVKFYANAKGERMNDMADDYEHPVNGLDLKLTVDTKIQTVIERELDIAEAAYNPDGIIAIAMDPNNGKILGMSSRPTFDPANFRNVSQEVYNRNLPVWSSYEPGSTFKIITLAAALEEGKVDLENEHFHDHGSVEVAGARLKCWKRGGHGSQTFLEVVENSCNPGFVELGQRLGKDTLFKYIKDFGFGQKTGIDLAGEGTGILFNLNRVGPVELATTAFGQGVSVTPIQQVAAVSAAINGGILYKPYIAEELIDPVTKEVVMRNTPVEKRRVISEETSKEIRHALESVVAKGSGGKAFVDSYRIGGKTGTAQKAQNGRYLENNHIVSFMGFAPADDPQIVVYVAVDNPKGGLIFGSTVSAPIVGNILEDSLRSMGVKPRKGQIEKELTWPDVPLITLPDFVGMTKNEIREQMVNLQIDASGKGDVVLRQSPEPGTKVKEGSKIRLYFGEDE from the coding sequence ATGCGTGTTTCAAATGTAACTGTCCGTAAACGGTTAACTATTGCAATGTTCATTGGACTACTTATATTTTTAATTATTGATGTTCGGCTGGGATATGTACAGTTCATTCTGGGGGATAAACTGACCGGTCAAGCAAAGGGTTCATGGAGCAGGAATATTCCTTTTGAACCTGAACGCGGCGAGATAGTCGATCGGAATGGCGTGGCGTTAGCTACAAATGTTAGTGCTCCAACGGTGTATGTTGTACCCAGACAAGTCAAAGACCCTGCAACTATCGCAGAAAAGCTTGCATCTGTGTTAAATATACCCAAAGAAAATGCTTACCGGCAGATTACGCAAGGCGAATCTATCGTCAGAATAAAAGAAGGTAGAAAAATTTCACATGAAAAAGCTAAAGAAATTAGAGCCTTAAGCCTTGAAGGGGTATATATTGGAGAAGACTCGAAAAGACATTATCCTTTCGGAAGCTACCTTTCACATGTTCTTGGATTTGCTGGCGTAGACAACCAGGGCTTAATGGGTTTAGAACTTTATTATGATAAAGAGCTTAGTGGTGAAAGAGGCTCAGTAAAGTTTTATGCAAATGCCAAAGGTGAAAGAATGAATGATATGGCAGATGATTATGAACATCCCGTAAATGGTCTTGATTTGAAGCTTACCGTTGATACAAAAATTCAAACCGTAATTGAAAGAGAGTTAGATATTGCCGAGGCCGCTTATAATCCAGACGGAATTATTGCGATTGCAATGGATCCGAATAATGGGAAAATATTAGGAATGTCCAGCCGTCCTACCTTTGACCCAGCAAACTTTAGAAATGTCTCACAAGAGGTGTACAATCGGAATTTACCTGTTTGGTCAAGCTATGAGCCGGGATCGACCTTTAAGATCATAACGCTTGCTGCAGCACTGGAAGAAGGTAAAGTAGACCTGGAGAATGAGCATTTTCATGATCACGGTTCGGTTGAGGTTGCAGGCGCAAGGCTGAAATGCTGGAAAAGAGGTGGGCATGGAAGTCAAACCTTCCTCGAGGTTGTTGAAAATTCCTGTAACCCTGGATTTGTCGAATTGGGACAAAGATTAGGCAAAGACACTTTATTTAAATATATAAAAGATTTTGGATTTGGGCAGAAAACAGGAATTGATTTAGCGGGCGAAGGCACAGGTATTTTGTTTAACTTAAACCGGGTGGGTCCGGTTGAATTAGCAACAACTGCTTTTGGCCAGGGAGTTTCAGTTACACCCATCCAACAAGTTGCGGCCGTTTCAGCTGCGATTAACGGCGGGATACTATACAAGCCATATATTGCAGAAGAGTTGATTGACCCTGTTACCAAAGAAGTGGTCATGAGGAATACTCCAGTTGAAAAACGGCGAGTTATTTCTGAAGAAACGTCCAAAGAAATTCGCCATGCGCTGGAAAGTGTTGTCGCCAAAGGTTCAGGCGGTAAGGCCTTCGTTGATTCCTATCGTATTGGTGGGAAAACGGGGACAGCACAAAAAGCTCAAAACGGAAGATATTTAGAAAATAACCATATTGTTTCATTTATGGGCTTTGCACCTGCAGATGATCCTCAAATTGTTGTTTATGTTGCAGTCGATAATCCAAAAGGGGGACTTATCTTCGGTAGTACCGTATCAGCACCAATCGTAGGGAATATTCTCGAGGATAGTTTGCGCTCAATGGGAGTGAAGCCAAGGAAAGGTCAGATTGAAAAAGAATTAACATGGCCGGATGTTCCGTTAATTACTCTGCCTGACTTTGTTGGGATGACAAAAAATGAAATTCGAGAACAAATGGTTAATCTTCAGATTGATGCCAGCGGAAAGGGAGATGTTGTTCTAAGGCAATCACCTGAACCTGGAACAAAAGTAAAAGAAGGCTCGAAAATTAGACTTTATTTCGGTGAAGATGAATAA
- a CDS encoding penicillin-binding protein, which translates to MNKKQPYMNFGAAGLFLFFSLLFFILIFRYFSIQFTGEVGAQPLAAKAEQKYNREGILEATRGIIFDRNAKVIAEDATAYSLIAILDKKMTTNPKKPRHVKDAKKTAAELAKFIEMEESEIYSILTKDQFQVEFGKAGRDITHEMKQEIEALKLPGITFISDSKRFYPNGIFASHLVGYADRVDEKTTVKSYVGKMGIEQELNEKLTGKNGKINYDSDLWGYLLADGEEKIIPAQNGNDVYLTLDSKIQTFLEDAMNKVDLDYKPKKIIAIVADPKTGGILAMGQRPSFHPKTKVGIEESWHNEAIETSFEPGSTMKVFTLAAAIEENAFNANDIYQSGSYKVTAKDKAIHDHNIRGWGPITYLEGVQRSSNVAFAKIANEKLGFEKFREYLTAFGLDRPTGIDLPNETTSKIQYTYPIEKITTAFGQGTAITPIQQVQAATAIANGGKMMKPHVVSKIVNHDTKEVIHETTPEVVNTPISEKTAKEVLDILETVVSNEETGTATRYQIDGYSVAGKTGTANIPGPKGYLTGPNNYIFSFLGIAPKDDPKLIVYIAVQQPNVDYYGDGAIPVAEIFNPVMKNSLQYLNIQPSEQEQASKTKLANFIGQTVEETKNTLTNLGLETVVLGDGLKVSDHLPKEGAMILEGEKVIIQTEGDMKIPEMYGWSLRDVMKVANLTDLKLNSTGSGYVMKQNIKAGSLIKKGDFLIIDLKSPEEKLRIENEDKDTKESENSLEGMVWD; encoded by the coding sequence ATGAACAAAAAACAGCCATATATGAATTTCGGAGCAGCTGGATTATTTTTATTCTTCAGCCTGCTCTTTTTTATATTAATCTTTCGGTATTTTTCCATTCAATTCACTGGTGAGGTCGGAGCACAGCCGCTTGCCGCAAAAGCTGAGCAGAAATATAACAGAGAAGGAATCCTTGAGGCAACAAGAGGAATAATTTTTGATCGAAATGCTAAGGTAATCGCAGAGGATGCGACAGCCTATTCCCTAATAGCGATTTTAGATAAAAAAATGACAACAAATCCAAAAAAACCTAGACATGTAAAAGATGCAAAAAAAACTGCTGCGGAATTGGCAAAATTTATTGAGATGGAAGAGTCGGAGATTTATAGTATTTTAACAAAAGATCAGTTCCAAGTTGAATTTGGGAAAGCTGGAAGAGATATTACTCATGAAATGAAGCAGGAAATCGAAGCTTTAAAGCTTCCGGGAATTACCTTTATTAGTGACTCTAAAAGGTTTTATCCTAATGGAATATTTGCTTCTCACTTAGTAGGTTATGCTGACAGAGTTGATGAAAAAACTACGGTTAAAAGCTATGTGGGAAAAATGGGAATTGAACAAGAATTAAATGAAAAATTAACAGGGAAAAATGGAAAAATTAATTATGATAGTGATTTATGGGGTTATTTGCTGGCTGATGGAGAGGAGAAAATTATCCCTGCACAAAATGGGAATGATGTCTATTTAACTCTCGATTCAAAAATTCAAACTTTCCTTGAAGATGCTATGAATAAGGTGGATTTAGATTATAAACCAAAGAAAATCATTGCTATTGTAGCTGATCCGAAAACAGGCGGAATTTTAGCAATGGGTCAAAGACCCTCTTTTCATCCAAAAACAAAGGTGGGAATCGAAGAAAGCTGGCATAATGAAGCGATCGAGACATCTTTTGAACCAGGTTCTACGATGAAAGTATTTACACTTGCTGCTGCAATTGAGGAAAATGCTTTTAATGCGAACGACATATACCAATCTGGTTCATATAAAGTTACGGCCAAGGACAAGGCCATTCATGATCATAATATTAGAGGATGGGGACCAATTACCTACCTTGAGGGTGTTCAGCGTTCGTCGAATGTTGCTTTTGCTAAGATTGCCAATGAGAAATTAGGATTTGAAAAGTTTCGCGAATATTTGACTGCCTTTGGATTGGACCGCCCCACTGGTATTGATCTTCCAAATGAAACGACTAGTAAAATTCAATATACTTACCCAATTGAAAAAATCACCACTGCATTTGGGCAAGGAACTGCGATTACTCCTATCCAACAAGTCCAGGCTGCAACAGCCATTGCAAATGGCGGCAAAATGATGAAACCTCATGTGGTAAGTAAAATTGTTAATCACGACACAAAAGAAGTTATACATGAAACAACACCAGAAGTTGTAAATACACCCATTTCGGAAAAGACAGCAAAAGAAGTTCTTGATATACTCGAAACGGTTGTCAGCAATGAAGAAACCGGTACTGCCACACGCTATCAAATTGATGGGTATAGCGTCGCTGGAAAAACCGGAACGGCTAATATTCCAGGACCCAAGGGTTACTTAACAGGACCAAATAATTATATCTTTTCTTTCTTAGGCATAGCGCCAAAGGATGACCCAAAATTAATTGTCTATATTGCGGTTCAACAGCCGAACGTCGATTACTATGGTGATGGAGCCATTCCTGTAGCAGAAATTTTTAATCCCGTGATGAAAAACAGTTTACAGTATTTAAACATCCAACCATCAGAGCAAGAGCAGGCATCGAAAACGAAGTTAGCAAATTTTATCGGTCAAACGGTTGAAGAAACAAAAAACACCTTAACTAATTTGGGATTGGAAACGGTTGTTCTTGGGGATGGCTTAAAAGTGTCAGACCATCTGCCTAAGGAGGGGGCAATGATCCTTGAAGGCGAAAAGGTTATTATCCAAACAGAAGGGGACATGAAAATTCCTGAAATGTATGGCTGGTCCCTTAGGGATGTGATGAAGGTTGCCAATCTTACAGATTTAAAACTAAATTCAACCGGGAGCGGTTATGTGATGAAACAAAATATTAAAGCTGGTTCCTTAATAAAGAAGGGCGATTTCTTAATCATTGATTTAAAAAGTCCTGAGGAAAAATTAAGAATCGAGAACGAGGATAAGGATACGAAAGAATCAGAAAACAGTCTTGAAGGAATGGTCTGGGATTAG